The following are encoded in a window of Drosophila simulans strain w501 chromosome 3L, Prin_Dsim_3.1, whole genome shotgun sequence genomic DNA:
- the LOC6734415 gene encoding caskin-2 isoform X2: protein MQSFSASKVVATLRADGHVYPMENTNLMHYEIRTEGDVQQKKGILVGPATCVDLGKQLLQCARDSDVAGVKAALAHGAPFASDWLGMSALHFAAMNNQLEICEILLQGGINMDGKTKVDRTPLHLACYYGHERIVSLLLALKCNVNSRDMLRMTPLHWAVEKRHKGIVRLLLKCHADVALVSKFGKTPIGLAVYTEQADVLAELEAARQAQASKKFNEESEKETSEAVSSIMDEPEVIKTLDDREMSVEERMDVLENMRGHANVLRNTALNMLKTHGIADMVQDNDDEASKEMLNTALQNGRQLVLSEGGRMLLHETKSGISGKQSTNGNVRPSVVALRTNVNNSHPKIRMNVLKQKDLPSPAGVAKNKNIRIISLTDFKKLYGSDNTPKSLQKIPASLASSGMVRHLPDGTKLVNMRQLQARQLKLPSLQRPLDPNSLEESHSQNEAAVPTPQPSGHPASGSSLRGQVGTVQTIQLRPSLSAGSGQCTVNNGAAPAKTIVNATKQPPKSPNVMPLLTSSEICRQLHELRRQNEELRRRADSFQREKEEMLRRIDRLEQIVLVQESEADLDFGEDA, encoded by the exons ATGCAAAGTTTCAGCGCCAGCAAAGTCGTTGCTACTCTCCGAGCGGATGGTCATGTCTACCCCATGGAGAACACCAACCTGATGCACTACGAGATC CGCACCGAAGGTGATGTCCAGCAAAAGAAGGGGATCCTGGTGGGTCCGGCCACATGCGTTGACCTGGGCAAACAGCTGCTCCAGTGCGCCAGAGACAGCGATGTGGCGGGGGTCAAGGCGGCGCTAGCGCATGGAGCTCCCTTCGCTTCCGACTGGCTAGGTATGTCGGCACTTCACTTTGCCGCCATGAACAATCAGCTGGAGATTTGCGAAATCCTCCTGCAGGGAGGCATTAACATGGACGGCAAGACCAAGGTAGACCGAACGCCGCTCCACCTAGCCTGCTATTACGGTCACGAGCGGATAGTCAGTTTGCTGCTGGCGCTAAAGTGCAACGTCAACTCCCGCGACATG CTTCGCATGACCCCGCTGCACTGGGCGGTCGAGAAAAGACACAAAGGAATTGTGCGCCTGCTACTCAAGTGCCATGCAGATGTCGCCTTGGTCTCAAAATTCGGCAAGACACCGATCGGACTTGCCGTGTACACGGAACAAGCAGATGTGCTGGCGGAGCTAGAAGCGGCACGACAGGCACAGGCCAGTAAGAAGTTCAACGAGGAATCGGAG AAGGAAACTAGTGAAGCTGTCAGCTCAATAATGGACGAACCGGAAGTAATTAAAACCCTTGACGACAGAGAAATGTCGGTTGAAGAACGAATGGATGTCCTAGAAAACATGCGAGGCC ATGCAAACGTGCTGCGGAACACTGCGCTTAACATGCTTAAGACGCACGGAATCGCAGACATGGTGCAGGACAACGATGACGAGGCCTCGAAAGAAATGCTGAACACTGCGTTGCAGAATGGACGCCAACTTGTCCTCTCGGAAGGAGGACGCATGCTGTTGCACGAAACAAAATCGGGCATCAGCGGCAAGCAATCCACAAATGGAAATGTCCGGCCCTCGGTCGTAGCGCTCCGCACAAATGTTAATAACTCTCATCCCAAGATTAGGATGAATGTCCTAAAGCAGAAGGATCTTCCGTCGCCGGCAGGAGTTGCCAAGAACAAG AATATACGCATAATCTCGTTGACTGATTTTAAGAAACTCTACGGATCGGACAACACGCCAAAGTCCCTTCAGAAAATACCCGCCTCTTTGGCAAG CTCTGGAATGGTGCGGCATCTTCCTGATGGCACAAAGCTAGTCAACATGCGCCAGTTGCAGGCTCGACAG TTAAAGCTCCCCTCGCTGCAAAGACCGCTGGATCCCAATTCGCTAGAAGAATCACACAGCCAGAACGAAGCCGCGGTACCAACCCCACAGCCTTCAGGCCATCCCGCGTCGGGCAGTTCGCTTAGGGGACAAGTGGGTACCGTCCAGACGATACAGCTGCGACCTTCACTCTCGGCAGGATCCGGGCAATGCACAGTAAACAACGGGGCGGCACCTGCGAAGACAATCGTCAATGCGACGAAGCAGCCGCCGAAATCTCCGAACGTAATGCCGCTGCTAACTTCTTCTGAGATCTGTCGCCAGCTTCACGAGTTGCGGCGTCAGAACGAAGAACTGCGGCGGCGGGCCGACTCCTTTCAGCGGGAAAAAGAGGAAATGCTGAGGCGCATTGACCGCCTGGAGCAGATAGTGCTGGTTCAGGAGTCGGAGGCCGACTTGGATTTTGGAGAGGACGCTTAG
- the LOC6734415 gene encoding ankyrin repeat, PH and SEC7 domain containing protein secG isoform X1 encodes MQSFSASKVVATLRADGHVYPMENTNLMHYEIRTEGDVQQKKGILVGPATCVDLGKQLLQCARDSDVAGVKAALAHGAPFASDWLGMSALHFAAMNNQLEICEILLQGGINMDGKTKVDRTPLHLACYYGHERIVSLLLALKCNVNSRDMLRMTPLHWAVEKRHKGIVRLLLKCHADVALVSKFGKTPIGLAVYTEQADVLAELEAARQAQASKKFNEESEQQTHKTRKETSEAVSSIMDEPEVIKTLDDREMSVEERMDVLENMRGHANVLRNTALNMLKTHGIADMVQDNDDEASKEMLNTALQNGRQLVLSEGGRMLLHETKSGISGKQSTNGNVRPSVVALRTNVNNSHPKIRMNVLKQKDLPSPAGVAKNKNIRIISLTDFKKLYGSDNTPKSLQKIPASLASSGMVRHLPDGTKLVNMRQLQARQLKLPSLQRPLDPNSLEESHSQNEAAVPTPQPSGHPASGSSLRGQVGTVQTIQLRPSLSAGSGQCTVNNGAAPAKTIVNATKQPPKSPNVMPLLTSSEICRQLHELRRQNEELRRRADSFQREKEEMLRRIDRLEQIVLVQESEADLDFGEDA; translated from the exons ATGCAAAGTTTCAGCGCCAGCAAAGTCGTTGCTACTCTCCGAGCGGATGGTCATGTCTACCCCATGGAGAACACCAACCTGATGCACTACGAGATC CGCACCGAAGGTGATGTCCAGCAAAAGAAGGGGATCCTGGTGGGTCCGGCCACATGCGTTGACCTGGGCAAACAGCTGCTCCAGTGCGCCAGAGACAGCGATGTGGCGGGGGTCAAGGCGGCGCTAGCGCATGGAGCTCCCTTCGCTTCCGACTGGCTAGGTATGTCGGCACTTCACTTTGCCGCCATGAACAATCAGCTGGAGATTTGCGAAATCCTCCTGCAGGGAGGCATTAACATGGACGGCAAGACCAAGGTAGACCGAACGCCGCTCCACCTAGCCTGCTATTACGGTCACGAGCGGATAGTCAGTTTGCTGCTGGCGCTAAAGTGCAACGTCAACTCCCGCGACATG CTTCGCATGACCCCGCTGCACTGGGCGGTCGAGAAAAGACACAAAGGAATTGTGCGCCTGCTACTCAAGTGCCATGCAGATGTCGCCTTGGTCTCAAAATTCGGCAAGACACCGATCGGACTTGCCGTGTACACGGAACAAGCAGATGTGCTGGCGGAGCTAGAAGCGGCACGACAGGCACAGGCCAGTAAGAAGTTCAACGAGGAATCGGAG CAACAAACACATAAGACCAGA AAGGAAACTAGTGAAGCTGTCAGCTCAATAATGGACGAACCGGAAGTAATTAAAACCCTTGACGACAGAGAAATGTCGGTTGAAGAACGAATGGATGTCCTAGAAAACATGCGAGGCC ATGCAAACGTGCTGCGGAACACTGCGCTTAACATGCTTAAGACGCACGGAATCGCAGACATGGTGCAGGACAACGATGACGAGGCCTCGAAAGAAATGCTGAACACTGCGTTGCAGAATGGACGCCAACTTGTCCTCTCGGAAGGAGGACGCATGCTGTTGCACGAAACAAAATCGGGCATCAGCGGCAAGCAATCCACAAATGGAAATGTCCGGCCCTCGGTCGTAGCGCTCCGCACAAATGTTAATAACTCTCATCCCAAGATTAGGATGAATGTCCTAAAGCAGAAGGATCTTCCGTCGCCGGCAGGAGTTGCCAAGAACAAG AATATACGCATAATCTCGTTGACTGATTTTAAGAAACTCTACGGATCGGACAACACGCCAAAGTCCCTTCAGAAAATACCCGCCTCTTTGGCAAG CTCTGGAATGGTGCGGCATCTTCCTGATGGCACAAAGCTAGTCAACATGCGCCAGTTGCAGGCTCGACAG TTAAAGCTCCCCTCGCTGCAAAGACCGCTGGATCCCAATTCGCTAGAAGAATCACACAGCCAGAACGAAGCCGCGGTACCAACCCCACAGCCTTCAGGCCATCCCGCGTCGGGCAGTTCGCTTAGGGGACAAGTGGGTACCGTCCAGACGATACAGCTGCGACCTTCACTCTCGGCAGGATCCGGGCAATGCACAGTAAACAACGGGGCGGCACCTGCGAAGACAATCGTCAATGCGACGAAGCAGCCGCCGAAATCTCCGAACGTAATGCCGCTGCTAACTTCTTCTGAGATCTGTCGCCAGCTTCACGAGTTGCGGCGTCAGAACGAAGAACTGCGGCGGCGGGCCGACTCCTTTCAGCGGGAAAAAGAGGAAATGCTGAGGCGCATTGACCGCCTGGAGCAGATAGTGCTGGTTCAGGAGTCGGAGGCCGACTTGGATTTTGGAGAGGACGCTTAG
- the LOC120284757 gene encoding GA-binding protein subunit beta-2-like isoform X1 — MQSFSASKVVATLRADGHVYPMENTNLMHYEIRTEGDVQQKKGILVGPATCVDLGKQLLQCARDSDVAGVKAALAHGAPFASDWLGMSALHFAAMNNQLEICEILLQGGINMDGKTKVDRTPLHLACYYGHERIVSLLLALKCNVNSRDMVSLRTFLRLVTLRRSKNVNIHN, encoded by the exons ATGCAAAGTTTCAGCGCCAGCAAAGTCGTTGCTACTCTCCGAGCGGATGGTCATGTCTACCCCATGGAGAACACCAACCTGATGCACTACGAGATC CGCACCGAAGGTGATGTCCAGCAAAAGAAGGGGATCCTGGTGGGTCCGGCCACATGCGTTGACCTGGGCAAACAGCTGCTCCAGTGCGCCAGAGACAGCGATGTGGCGGGGGTCAAGGCGGCGCTAGCGCATGGAGCTCCCTTCGCTTCCGACTGGCTAGGTATGTCGGCACTTCACTTTGCCGCCATGAACAATCAGCTGGAGATTTGCGAAATCCTCCTGCAGGGAGGCATTAACATGGACGGCAAGACCAAGGTAGACCGAACGCCGCTCCACCTAGCCTGCTATTACGGTCACGAGCGGATAGTCAGTTTGCTGCTGGCGCTAAAGTGCAACGTCAACTCCCGCGACATG GTGAGTTTAAGGACTTTTCTACGTCTGGTCACACTGCGGAGATCTAAAAACGTAAACATTCATAATTAA
- the LOC120284757 gene encoding GA-binding protein subunit beta-2-like isoform X2, whose amino-acid sequence MQSFSASKVVATLRADGHVYPMENTNLMHYEIRTEGDVQQKKGILVGPATCVDLGKQLLQCARDSDVAGVKAALAHGAPFASDWLGMSALHFAAMNNQLEICEILLQGGINMDGKTKVDRTPLHLACYYGHERIVSLLLALKCNVNSRDMLRMTPLHWAVEKRHKGIVR is encoded by the exons ATGCAAAGTTTCAGCGCCAGCAAAGTCGTTGCTACTCTCCGAGCGGATGGTCATGTCTACCCCATGGAGAACACCAACCTGATGCACTACGAGATC CGCACCGAAGGTGATGTCCAGCAAAAGAAGGGGATCCTGGTGGGTCCGGCCACATGCGTTGACCTGGGCAAACAGCTGCTCCAGTGCGCCAGAGACAGCGATGTGGCGGGGGTCAAGGCGGCGCTAGCGCATGGAGCTCCCTTCGCTTCCGACTGGCTAGGTATGTCGGCACTTCACTTTGCCGCCATGAACAATCAGCTGGAGATTTGCGAAATCCTCCTGCAGGGAGGCATTAACATGGACGGCAAGACCAAGGTAGACCGAACGCCGCTCCACCTAGCCTGCTATTACGGTCACGAGCGGATAGTCAGTTTGCTGCTGGCGCTAAAGTGCAACGTCAACTCCCGCGACATG CTTCGCATGACCCCGCTGCACTGGGCGGTCGAGAAAAGACACAAAGGAATTGTGCGATGA